Proteins from one Staphylococcus sp. IVB6214 genomic window:
- a CDS encoding AAA family ATPase, producing the protein MKLNKLRIENFAGTEQEIFEFNGQNAKIYGANASGKTTTATALQWLLFDKNLEGKSLNPVPVDSENQEQYELVPTVEAVFEVDGKALTLKKESHAKYTTNQKTNRKEYNRSRTKKQFINEESVKVTDFKAYIENLVDEDVFKLITNPSTFNKLDWKKRREILFDIADPISDDDIINSSDELKGLKDLLVDHDIEAKKKIVGDKIKQINKEIKDIPTRINQEVLGLQEVEPINQEELDRVENEIESLKAQKIELQNGGKEIELKNKLADKKGELERLKANHDAETDNKIHSLTNEFNAEQSTVLNYTSKIRVKQQEVEHEEKRRKVLLADYKSVDANYNELKEKQFEYTQSDTCVCCGQKLPDDEIESMKQRALEKFNKDKSIELETLAKRRSSMLEDGKKIKPIIEDINKEINKYQKLVEDANNKSEKLQRQIDQLKADKTDVTATDLYKSIESEIGKIETERQNITASIQESLDDIDNKILGLQKQKGSYDEQLMLIKSNERAQERIEQLRNKEDELLNEKETLSYQLYQLNLFTQLKIKALEGNVNDKFEMASFKLFNQLVNGEHEETCVVTYDGVEYGSGLNNAARINVGLDIINTLSKHYNVTAPIFIDNAESVTDVIETEAQQIQLIVSENHKNLMMTHES; encoded by the coding sequence ATTAAATTGAATAAGTTGAGAATTGAGAACTTTGCTGGTACTGAACAAGAGATATTCGAATTTAATGGCCAAAATGCGAAAATTTACGGAGCTAATGCCAGTGGTAAAACAACTACTGCTACGGCATTGCAGTGGCTCTTGTTCGATAAAAATCTTGAAGGGAAATCGCTTAATCCAGTTCCTGTAGATTCGGAAAATCAAGAGCAATACGAACTTGTTCCAACAGTAGAAGCGGTATTTGAAGTTGATGGTAAGGCGCTGACTTTGAAAAAAGAGAGTCATGCCAAGTACACAACTAATCAGAAGACAAACCGTAAAGAATACAACCGAAGTCGTACTAAAAAACAATTCATCAACGAAGAATCGGTAAAAGTTACAGATTTCAAAGCCTATATTGAAAATCTGGTCGATGAAGATGTGTTCAAACTCATCACTAATCCGTCTACTTTCAATAAATTAGATTGGAAGAAGCGACGTGAAATTCTGTTTGACATCGCTGACCCAATTTCTGATGACGATATTATCAATAGTAGCGATGAATTAAAAGGTTTAAAAGATTTGTTGGTTGATCACGATATTGAGGCAAAAAAGAAGATTGTCGGGGATAAAATCAAGCAAATAAACAAAGAAATCAAGGATATTCCCACACGTATAAATCAAGAAGTTTTAGGGCTACAAGAAGTTGAGCCAATCAACCAAGAAGAATTAGATAGGGTTGAAAATGAAATTGAGTCGTTAAAAGCACAGAAAATTGAATTACAAAATGGCGGTAAAGAGATTGAGCTCAAAAACAAATTGGCTGATAAGAAAGGCGAATTGGAGCGTCTGAAAGCAAATCATGACGCTGAAACAGATAACAAGATACACAGTTTAACAAATGAGTTCAACGCTGAACAAAGTACAGTATTGAACTACACATCCAAAATTCGTGTTAAACAACAAGAAGTTGAACACGAAGAGAAAAGACGCAAAGTATTGCTGGCTGATTATAAGTCAGTTGATGCTAATTACAACGAACTAAAAGAAAAGCAGTTCGAGTATACACAAAGTGATACTTGTGTATGTTGCGGTCAGAAGTTACCAGATGACGAAATTGAGTCCATGAAACAACGTGCTTTAGAAAAATTCAATAAAGACAAATCAATTGAACTTGAGACGCTAGCAAAACGTAGATCTTCGATGTTGGAAGACGGCAAAAAAATCAAGCCTATTATTGAAGATATAAACAAAGAAATCAATAAGTATCAAAAGCTTGTTGAAGATGCAAATAATAAGTCCGAAAAACTTCAACGTCAAATCGACCAGTTAAAAGCTGATAAGACTGACGTTACAGCAACTGACTTATATAAATCGATTGAATCAGAAATTGGCAAAATCGAAACAGAACGCCAAAACATTACAGCATCTATCCAAGAAAGCTTAGACGATATTGATAATAAAATTTTAGGTCTACAAAAGCAAAAAGGGTCGTACGACGAACAGTTGATGCTTATTAAGTCAAATGAACGAGCGCAAGAACGTATTGAGCAACTTCGAAATAAAGAGGACGAGTTGCTTAATGAGAAAGAGACATTGTCTTATCAGCTTTATCAGTTGAATTTGTTCACTCAATTGAAAATTAAAGCGTTGGAAGGCAACGTCAATGACAAGTTCGAAATGGCTAGCTTTAAATTGTTCAACCAGTTGGTTAACGGAGAGCATGAAGAAACGTGTGTTGTGACGTATGACGGCGTTGAATATGGTTCTGGGTTAAACAATGCAGCACGTATCAATGTTGGTTTAGACATTATTAACACACTGTCTAAACACTACAACGTAACAGCACCAATCTTCATAGATAATGCAGAATCGGTAACTGATGTGATTGAAAC